GCGTTTACAGAGGTCTCGTTTCTCCTTGATATGTTTGTGGAGACCATCACTATTTTCGTCGGTAAATCAACGCCGTCACTGGCGGTCGCAGCCGGGAGGAAAATGGCGGTAAATCTACCGGTCTACCTGACCGATAACAGCCCCGAGCAGGTTATTCAGGAGCTTGTCCGTGTTTTTTCAATGCAGGAGCTGGAGTTGAGTGGACATTTTGATGGGACGGAAGCCGCAATTACTATCAACCAGTGTCCCATCGGCAGCGTGTGTGAGAACAGGAAAATGGAGATAGACGGGCAGACCTGTCAAATGTTTCACTACTATATTGCGGGAATAGTGGCTGAACTGGTCGGTATGCCGGTACGACCACGAACTGTTTCCACCGGTGAACAGTGCACCTTTAATTTGGTATTCAGCGGGTTGAAGAGGCGATGACTGAAGGTCTTGTCATATGTATCGGTAATGATTTTGTCGGTGATGACGGTGTCGGTGCTGCTGTCTATAAGCGACTGAAACTGCACGGTGTACCCTCAGGTGTCCGAGTAGAATATCTTGGTCTCGGGGAATGGATTTGCTGGAACATTTGCGGGGAGAGCGGATTCTCGTGGTGGTTGACAGTGTCCAGCTGGGATTTCCCCCGGGAACAGTGCATCAATTACCCTGGGATAAAATCCCATCTCTCGGGAGCCGTCCTGTCAGCGGGCATGGAATCGGAATACGGGAAGCTGTAGAGGTTGCTTTCAGGATCTATCCGAAAAAGGTGCCGGCTGAAATGTACCTGGTGGGAATAGAGGGACACCGGTTTGATCAGTTGGGAGCGGAGATGAGTGATGAAGTTGCTGCGGCAATTGATCCTGCCATGGGTCAGGTGCTTGATCTCCTGTCCCCCATTTCTTCTGAATTCAGGCGGCGTCAGGTTCAAAGTTTTTCTGAGTCTTCCCTTACCTGTAGTAAACAATAGTATCCTGTATTTCCAGTAAAAAATACTGAAGCCAGCCAGGCTGACTTTGTAAATGTATAAGGCCATATCAGAATTGCCACAATGCTCATGGGAAATGCGGACTACTTGCTTTGCCTGAATACCCAGCACAGTTCTGTTGAATCCCGGGAGTGAAATCTGTAACCTTCGAGGTCGAATTTTTTGAGGTCTTCTGCTTTTTCAATGGCATTGTTGATGACAAAATGCGTCATATATCCCCTGGCCCGTTTGGAATGGATGGGAATTGTCTTGTAAACAGAGTTTTTTTTCTGTTGAAAAACCACATCCACTCTTTTTCCACGCAGCTTTTTCTTGAGAATTGTTCTGGAATATTCGGTTGAAGCGAGATTGACGACCGTGGTTGACCCCGTATCTTTAAGTGTTCTGTTTATTTCTTCAGTGATGGTATCACTCCAGAAATGATAGAGGTTTTTTCCCCTGCTCGTGGCCAGTTTTGTTCCCATTTCCAGTCTGTATGGATGCATGAGGTCAAGAGGACGCAGAATTCCATACAGTCCCGACAGAATAAAGATATGATCCTGGCAGTACAGGAGTTGGCTTTTGCTGTATGACTCTGCTGCTATTCCACTGTAAACATCTCCCTGGAAGGTGAAAAAGGCCTGGTGAACATGGCCTTTCTGCAGGGGTAATTCGAAACTGTGGATACGCTCGTAAGTTGTTTCCGTCAGTTTTCTGCTGGTTTTCAAAATGGTTGCCAGTTCATCCTTTGACATGGTCTGGAGTTGGTTTACCAGAAACTCAGTTTTGTCTGGAAAGAGTGGCTGAAAATAGAGGGGGAAATCCCGTCCATTGAAGGTCTGTGTTTTGGAAGGTGCAAGAATAAGGAGCATTGTAGCGAATTCGGATAAATTGTGTTGGCAACTGGACACAGGGCTTTTACTGCCCGTTTTTTGCCTGGCTGCCAACAATGAAAAGGAGTGGTGATTGTCTTGAAAAAACCTGTCTTACACAGTACTCTATTTTCAGTAGATTCTTCAAAAGAAAATCATCAAGATATTACGGGGCCAGGTTGTTTTTGGTATGAAAAGAGGAGCTGTATTATAGTAAGTGATCAGGGGTAAGGTAGATGAAAACACAGAGTTACAAATCCTGTGACCAGTTACGTTTCCAGGGGTATCAGATCATTTTAAATATATGGAGGGTAAAATGACGGAAAAGAAAGCGGTGGAATCAGAAATCGAAGCATTCCTCGGTGAATGGGGCGGTGAAGGGGAGCAGCCGATGAAGAACTGGTTTCAGGTTTTTTTTGATACTGTAAAAACCATGGAGGATGTAGAGCTTACGTTTGTCGCCCGGCCCGGTGTCAGTTTTTCCATCAGGCCAAAGCATATCAGACAGACCGACAGAGAGTTGTTTGCCATTATTGATGTTATTGATGATGACCCTGCAGAACGTTGGTTGTCCGTTTGTTTTTACGGCGATATGATCACGGACCCAGAAGGGAGAGGAGAGGTTATTCCGGGTGGGCTTTCCGGAAGCGATGGGTACTGTTTTGATATGTTTGAAGATGATAAACAGTTTGCTGCCTACCTTGTTGACCGGTTGAAAGAAGCGGGAATGGCCGCGGGAAAATAATGGAACTTCAGGCGGTCTCAGGTTCAAAGTTCCTGGAGTCTTCCCCTACCTGGTGGTTAATTAGTGACCTGTATTTACTGTCGAAACAGTACAGAAGACGGTCGTACGTCATCAGCTAAACAGGAAAGTGGTCACAGGTAGTTGTGACCACTTTCCTGTTAATGAATTATAACTTGAATTGATTTATCATTTCGGCCAATTGTCCGGCCAGTTTTCTTAAATCTTCAGAGCTTATATTCACCTTTTCACTATTTGAGTTGTTTCCTCCCGATGTTTGCCCTGCCAGATCTTTGATTTCGTTGACAACCACTGCAAATCCCTTGCCCGCTTCACCAGCCCAGGTGGCTTCAAAAGTCGCATTGGGTGCCAGAAGATTTGTTTGTTCCGATATTTCGGTTATCGCCTCATTAACCTAACTTGTTTCCTGGGTAGCGTTCTCCAGGGTCTGAATTTTGATATCCTTCATTCAGTTTTAACATGTTTGCTCATTGTATGTGCCGGGCACCGTGTGAATATGTTTATTCACGTTGTTTCAGATATGTATATACGAGTGTCAAGTAAAGAAGAATTATTGTCAAATTATATTTGGTAGCTTTTTCACCCCTGATCAATTTAAGGAGTGGGAAATCACGGGTATTTGTGTCGTATTTTCGGTTAACAATTTAAAATAATAAGAAAATATTTTTCTCTTTAAGAAGGTGTGAGCAGTGTTAAAGAATTTAAGAATATTTTAACATTTCTTTTTCTCTTCACATATTCCAAAGAGTGTGCTACTACATGGTAGTATTACTACATGGTGGTTCTTCTGCAATTCTAACCGGTGAGTGAAATACGATGAATGAAGCGTTGATTCTGGAGAAGCTGGATGCTCTCAGCGATGAAGTGAGATCATTGAAAAAAGATGTTCTTCAGGAGTTGAGGCGTGATCTTGAACCTGTTCTCGAATCAACTCGTCCTGCGACAGTCGGATTCCTGCAGGATGTTGAAAACGGACAGGCAAAGGAAAGGCTCCTGAAATTGTCCTCGACACTGCTTGCAAGTGTGGAGGAGTTGAGCGAAGCTGTGAGGTGTGTCAGCAGTGAAGACGGGGAAAAGAGTACGGCTTTTCCCAAAAGTGTACAGTTCCTGACTGATGTGGAGAGTGAATTCCATATTGATGAACTGGCTATTCTGATGCGCAAGGCCATAACAAACCTGGATACCATGGGAGAAGGTCTGGATATGCTGAAGGCCGGGGTGGAATTCAGGGATGAGATGGCTCCGGTTCTCCGGCTTATGTATCCCAAAATTGTCAGGTTTCTGAATTCTCTCCATGAGGGTGAATTCCAGGCGGAAAAGCTCGGGGATCTGCTGCATACGGTTCTGTTGAACATTCATACTCTGAGCGATCTGTTGAATATGATTCAGCCGTTTACTGAGCTGGTCAAGGAGGTCGGTGTCCTGATGAAGGAGACGGATATTATTAATGGAATGAATATCTGGCTTGACAGCCTGCAGCAGGAAAGTGGCCTTGTCAGGTTGGCCGGAACGTCCATGGCGGCACTCAGGAAACTGGACTGCAGTGAAGAACAGGTCAACGAAATCTGTCGGGCCATTGAAAATCTGGACCTGTCGAGTGCTGAGCCGGTGGGGCTCATGGGCATGGTTAAACAGATGAACGATCCCAAGGTCAAAGAAGCAATCGGCTTTATTTTCATGATTCTGCAGACAATTGGAGCCTGTCTTCATACGTGCAGAATGAATGGAGAAAAGCAGAAGATATAAAAGGGCACGAACGATAAGGAGAATAAAGGAATCATGAAAAAATTAGTCATACTCGGTGCGGGATCAGGAGGCACCATGATGGCCAACAAGATGCGGGGCGACCTGGATGAAGAATGGTCCATTACCCT
The DNA window shown above is from Desulfomarina profundi and carries:
- a CDS encoding hydrogenase maturation protease; translated protein: MLEHLRGERILVVVDSVQLGFPPGTVHQLPWDKIPSLGSRPVSGHGIGIREAVEVAFRIYPKKVPAEMYLVGIEGHRFDQLGAEMSDEVAAAIDPAMGQVLDLLSPISSEFRRRQVQSFSESSLTCSKQ
- a CDS encoding DUF1641 domain-containing protein; this encodes MNEALILEKLDALSDEVRSLKKDVLQELRRDLEPVLESTRPATVGFLQDVENGQAKERLLKLSSTLLASVEELSEAVRCVSSEDGEKSTAFPKSVQFLTDVESEFHIDELAILMRKAITNLDTMGEGLDMLKAGVEFRDEMAPVLRLMYPKIVRFLNSLHEGEFQAEKLGDLLHTVLLNIHTLSDLLNMIQPFTELVKEVGVLMKETDIINGMNIWLDSLQQESGLVRLAGTSMAALRKLDCSEEQVNEICRAIENLDLSSAEPVGLMGMVKQMNDPKVKEAIGFIFMILQTIGACLHTCRMNGEKQKI
- the yaaA gene encoding peroxide stress protein YaaA — protein: MLLILAPSKTQTFNGRDFPLYFQPLFPDKTEFLVNQLQTMSKDELATILKTSRKLTETTYERIHSFELPLQKGHVHQAFFTFQGDVYSGIAAESYSKSQLLYCQDHIFILSGLYGILRPLDLMHPYRLEMGTKLATSRGKNLYHFWSDTITEEINRTLKDTGSTTVVNLASTEYSRTILKKKLRGKRVDVVFQQKKNSVYKTIPIHSKRARGYMTHFVINNAIEKAEDLKKFDLEGYRFHSRDSTELCWVFRQSK